The genomic interval CGTCTGGCCAAATTAGTTTTGTGACCGATTCAATCAGAATATTAATAACTCAATGATTCAATCCGATATATATAAAACCACTCCGAGACTTGTTTTGGCGAATGTTATAGAATTTAAACTCAAGCAATTATTAAGAGGCAGTTGGACTTGTTGGCTCGGGGATTGTCTTTAGTTACGTTGCTgcgaaaatacaaaatataattacaattcaaataatgagcctatatacatactatatatgtatatatacgtacatatatgggtatatacatatgtatataaaaaatagttttaatcgATCACTTTGCTCCGGACCGTTGTATTAAACGGTGGCGGTGGAAAAGCGATCGATCGATGTTCGAAACACTCGTGCACGCATACTATTatagaataaatattgaattttcgtttccattattattatgattatgattattacATTGTGGCACAATGTTTTGTGCTTGGTATTAAATGTTTGATTTGTTAAAAATAACTTTGTATGAAAATAACACGATTAACCCAAATATGTCCACATCGACTCTTGGGCGAAAGCGATGAAAATGCGACAAGATTTTcctcaattatatatatgtagtattacgGTCATAAATTTGAAGTTTGGTCGAATGATGTGCACAATCTCACAAACGCATGTGAACGTATCTGGGTTAATGTAccttttttaatgttaaatattaattaaatgttaacCAATGCTGCCCACATCTTAATATTTACTAGCGTAAAGAACATCATTTGGTTCAATCGATATAAATCGAACCTTTCGACTTAACCGTGTATGATTTGCTTAGATAgttgtatttttacttattaattttcaattacaatattcaattatatttttattcctttactaagacattacaaaaaattgttaataaaaaaaaaataaaacatattttagccGTATCTCAGTTTTTAAAGGTGAttattttgtattcattttacaaaaattcacacacacacacacacatacacatatatcaaaattgcacaaattttataaaatataggccGTTCCAATGTTGGCACAACCCATTTGAATTCAAAGCCACTTGTTCAGCGTGTTCAAAGTGTTTGATTCACACATATTTTAGAGTGATTAGTTccttcaataattaattaattgcaatataaatgtgcacaatttttttttattaatattgaaaattctatttttaCTCACAAGACATTAACAATACAGAAAtagcgttttatttattttttacatattatgttgTGAATATTGTGATCAATTTAATgcattattatgtatgtgtatacttttatttgtgaattcatcaaaatattacaccaaactatataaattttattcaataataatgaAGTATATGTGATACTTGTCAAATAAGCAAGATATATTTATAGCCAACATCAGCcactttgaaaattttcaattttgttttttcattatcattgttattattattaatattgttagAATGAGTTTGTAATTACACTATTTATATGGGAAATTTAATATGTTGAAATTTTTCCCTTTGTAAAACAGATTTTAGGACGAAATGAAAAATAACgtcatatgataaaaaaatgtaattattgaaaTCATAAGCAAGGAAGATTGTAGATAATATTATGGAATAACTTGAGAAAAAAcggttaaataaatatgaaaaagttttaccatttgttttttaaccaaaataatgaattattgcaATCAATATTCTGGTCTGTTTCATACCAAACACTCCCACAATATTATATCCCATGAAACAGATCGTATGTACAATCATTTGTTAAATTATGTAACTTATACAATAACCTTGTCAAACAAGATTTGGTGTTTTTCTTTCAAGCGCTTAACCAAggagatattattatattattattaattctcGTCATAATGGTAAGTACATGACTATCACCCATTTCATCTCGGAAGTATCATCATTTCACTGTATCAAAAAGTAATTTCTTACCCTTTTTGGATTTGGAAAACCCTTGAAATCTCAAAGAATTtagttacataaaaaattacccCTAGCTCATACATATCAGATTCGACATAAATTGCAAAAGCatagtttgtaaaaatttaatgcAAATTCTCACTGaaccttaatatattttttagtatttattgCAGATATTGCCAATAAATACCACATTAGTTTTCATTATactcatacataatataaaaaatgaaataacaaCACatgatcaattttaaaataatgtatattttttaagttgagtacattcataaattaaaacaaaagaaaatacagGTTTATTCAAAAACCAGGCGTATTGAGAAAAAAAGTCAAGctactttttcacatttcactaaaaatatttatgcacAAAATAATATTGAGCATCACAAATACTTTTATTATCTAACAATTTTATAGATCAGAATAAAATACACCTCTGTATCGACGCAATCTGGCCGTTGTACAATATCACTTATAATTCGTCAATTTCATAACTTCctccatatttattttaaattgataatattgaatttattaaaaatatatatatgtatctttccataacattttcaatcaatttaacagcatattctattaaaaaataatcaatacgtGCCAACTATTCGATTACAATGAAAACTACACTATTGTATGagcaaatgcatttttaaataattttcttcaACACATTATTATAATTGACAATCATACAATgaaatcaatgaaaaatttacaaagtGATTTGTAAAAAAGTAACCAAAATTATAACAGCATGTGACATCTCATCTACAATGCTAACTTTTTGAAAATGAACATGCAGAATGCTGAAATTAAAGCCGCGATGGGAACAGTTACCACCCAAGCAAATATTATGttcctaaaaaaaataattaaatattaataaaatatcaaaatattccaAACATTTCGACAAAGTAATAATCACCTAAATATTTTCCAATCCACTCCATCCGACTTTCCTTTTGAATACCCAACAAACACAACCGAGCCGACTTTACAATGAGTAGTTGAAATTGGTATGCCGATTTTAGACGCAAGGAGCACCGTAAGTGCAGCTCCTATTTCAATAGTGAACCCGCTAAAAcaaaccaaattcaatagatgttacttttttttcacttctaaaattgtacataaattgtaatgtaataaaaacataCGTCGATGGGGTTATTTCGGTAAGATCTTCACCCACAGTTTGAATAACCCGACGACCCCACAGCCACAACCCAAAAGATATTCCAACACCACCATACAACAATATGAGCAATGGAGTCTCAGATGACTGTTGGGCAGATCCATCTTTATATAACAACCAAAGACCGACAACAGGACCAATCGCATTACTAAAAGAATATAATCACTTTTTCaagttaatgtacatatgtagaaattttGTATAATCATTAAATAGCATACCTAACATCATTTCCACCATGTGCGAAGCTACCGAACGTTGCCGTTAATACTTGAAGGAATGAAAACAAATGACCGATACCACTCTTCCTCTCCTCTTCAGCACCGTGAATGCCGATTCTCTGCCGCCTTGCCTCCTTCTCGCCCATGGTCTTCTTCTTCATTTTACCTTCCATTATGAGAGGGACAGCGCTCGAATTTGGTGTCAATGAGGGATTGAGATCCACTAAGCTCACACCGCTCTGAACGCTCTGCAATTTGGCTATAGACTTGGCGATGGCGATACTGCCGGTCGACATTCTGTGCCCTAACAACCGATGATCCTTGTGCGGTTTGTTGCCATTTATTTCATGGGACGGCTGCAGCGCTATGGTCACCTTGCACTCGGGCACACCACCTTCAGTATCACTTTTAGTTTTGGGCGCTTGAAACAACTGCTTCAAATGGCTAGGTGGTTCCATCTTGTAATGGTTTTCGTGTATGCCGTCGCCAAAGTTTCTCAAGTAGCTGCTTCTGTTCGAATCGTAACTGTTGGCCAACTCGCACGGATTGGAATCGACACTTTTAGAAAAGCTTACAGTGTCGTCTATGTATCTTAAGCTTGTAACTGTTAAATCTACATTGTTCAAAGAGTTGACGTTGTAGTCGGTAAACTCTTTGCGCAAGTGTCCACCTTTGGGTGGACTTACGCTGGTCGACAAAACACTATTACAATCTTCAATAGATGCCAGCATagctttgtttttattaatgttCATTCCTGTAAAAGATTCGGGCATCGATCGTCCATTCATAGATTGCTGCTCATTGTGCATTCTACTCTTTTGATTGTCGTTTTCGTTTGACGGTTGATTAAAGATTTCCGTCGACTCTGATACTGTACTAAGCGGTGTGTGCCATTCATTGGGAATGTTATTTTTCTTCTGTATCGGATCTTCTTCATCATTTTCTTCTATCGGATGTTCAGGCGATTTAATGGGAGACATATCTAAAACAATGTAAATTAATTAAGAATTTGATAACGGTTGGAGAGAAAGTAGCGAACTCTGCGAACATGTATGTGAGTTTAACCAACACTCAGGATAGTCACACATGTTCTACCAGGTTGCAGAGTATCTACAATTCTATCATACAAAatattgcttcaaaataatacaaaacatacCAGATCCGAGAGTGAAATTTGGACGAATGGTTGAAACATCGGGTGGGTTCTTATTGTGGGAGCCGTGAGGAACAAGTAACAACCATGCTAGAAAAGCAGCTATGAAACCAGCTCCAAGACCGCATACTAGTGCTCCCCACATTGGAATACGATCCATATAAAGTACTAGAAATT from Arctopsyche grandis isolate Sample6627 chromosome 9, ASM5162203v2, whole genome shotgun sequence carries:
- the NaPi-III gene encoding na[+]-dependent inorganic phosphate cotransporter type III: MLEPYADSVLWIVVVGFIIAFILAFGIGANDVANSFGTSVGAKVLTVRQACYLATVFEIAGAILIGYKVSDTMRKGILDVSVYEDHERELMLGSLSSLIASAAWMMIATFLKLPISGTHSIVGATVGFSLVARGLDGMRWSILATVVASWFVSPLMSGLVSVVIFMIIRRGILHTEHPLLNGYKALPLFYGVTVLVNVFSIVHDGPKLLYMDRIPMWGALVCGLGAGFIAAFLAWLLLVPHGSHNKNPPDVSTIRPNFTLGSDMSPIKSPEHPIEENDEEDPIQKKNNIPNEWHTPLSTVSESTEIFNQPSNENDNQKSRMHNEQQSMNGRSMPESFTGMNINKNKAMLASIEDCNSVLSTSVSPPKGGHLRKEFTDYNVNSLNNVDLTVTSLRYIDDTVSFSKSVDSNPCELANSYDSNRSSYLRNFGDGIHENHYKMEPPSHLKQLFQAPKTKSDTEGGVPECKVTIALQPSHEINGNKPHKDHRLLGHRMSTGSIAIAKSIAKLQSVQSGVSLVDLNPSLTPNSSAVPLIMEGKMKKKTMGEKEARRQRIGIHGAEEERKSGIGHLFSFLQVLTATFGSFAHGGNDVSNAIGPVVGLWLLYKDGSAQQSSETPLLILLYGGVGISFGLWLWGRRVIQTVGEDLTEITPSTGFTIEIGAALTVLLASKIGIPISTTHCKVGSVVFVGYSKGKSDGVDWKIFRNIIFAWVVTVPIAALISAFCMFIFKKLAL